From the genome of Pedobacter sp. MC2016-14, one region includes:
- a CDS encoding Rpn family recombination-promoting nuclease/putative transposase yields MGYKFIELPNFVKREAELVTDRNKWIYLLKNLSSIDKIPAVLNKRMFQQVFKIAELNKS; encoded by the coding sequence TTGGGTTATAAATTCATAGAACTTCCTAACTTTGTAAAGAGAGAGGCTGAGCTTGTAACTGACAGAAATAAATGGATTTATCTGCTTAAAAACCTCAGCAGTATAGACAAAATACCTGCGGTATTAAACAAAAGGATGTTTCAGCAGGTTTTTAAGATAGCAGAACTTAATAAAAGCTAA